The Methylomarinum sp. Ch1-1 genome contains the following window.
TCCGGTTTCCAATACGGCCTGCGTCTGGATGAACAGCAAAGCGACGAAGACACCGTGATCGACTGCGGTGCTATCAAGGTGTTGGTCGATCAGACCAGCCTGCCGATGCTAGACGGCATGACGGTCGATTTCGTCGACAGCCTGGATGGTTCGGGCTTCAAATTCACCAATCCCAATGC
Protein-coding sequences here:
- a CDS encoding HesB/IscA family protein, whose amino-acid sequence is MITLTENAINAVSRFIAGSEKPTAGLRIEVTDGGCSGFQYGLRLDEQQSDEDTVIDCGAIKVLVDQTSLPMLDGMTVDFVDSLDGSGFKFTNPNAVKSCACGTSFSTSDNGAANKTCSS